TTTAACCAGTTCGTTTCGAGCTATTTTTTGCTCAATCTGTCGCGCTTCGTATATCCCTTCTGCAGCTTCAATTGAGGCTTGATCAATAGCGCTATCTATCGCACCTGCAATTACTTCACGCAACTGTTCGTTATTAAGGTAGGTTCCTTTACTTGATGGACGAGTATTGAGATCTTTAATTTCTCTGATACTGTTGCGAATCGATATATCCCAAGATTTGGTAGTACGCTGCTCAACTTGTTGTTTGATTAGTTGCAACAGTAAGACTTTAGCATAAGAACGAATATTTCGAGCAACGCCCTTCTTCCCCATTTCTTCTAAGTCTTCAACCAAAGCATAAGCACCTTCAAAATCTTTTTGGATAAGAAGTTCTTTGAGTTCCAGTAATTCTTCCATATTGCCTTGTTTATGCTGGTGCTTTTATTGACCTAAAAATTTTACTAAAAGGGTGAGTCTTACCCACCCTTCTCATCTATCCCATAAGAATAACGGTATCAATCACGTGAATGACGCCATTATCAGCTTCAATATCGGGCGCGATTACCGTAGCATTCTTCACCTCAAACCCTTCAGAACAATCAATCCTAATGGGTGAACCTTCAACAGAAGTCACCGAATCAACTTTAGCTAAATCAGCCTTCATCAGCTTACCTGGAACAACGTGAAATGTCAGAATCCGCGTGAGTTGAGGAATATTCTGCACTAATGTTTGCACCGTACCAGGTGGAAGTTTTGCAAAAGCATCGTCATTTGGTGCAAAAACCGTAAAAGGACCAGGACTTTTGAGTGTTTCTACTAAACCAGCCGCTTGTACGGCTGCTACTAGGGTATTAAATGAACCTGCACTTACCGCAATATCAACAATATCCGCCATGAATTTCCCTCACTTAGAATGACTTTAGCAACTATGTTAGTAATTAATTTAGCTTACTTGTTGTGACAGTATTCGTAATGTATCAACTTTGCATAAGTAATTAAGTTATATTTCTCATTAGAAAAATTAAAAGCTTTTGTAGTCAGAAGTTGTGGCTGATTACCAGCCTAAAACAAAAGCATTTGTTGTACTTATTACCTTCACAGCATACTTAGCGATCGCCAGCTAATTTTGCAAAAAAAATATACCACCTGGTATTACTTAGCTAGTATTGATAAATAAAACTTAAGAGTGTTATTTGCTAATAGTAGACAGTAAAAATTACCTCTAGATATCCCTATACATAGCATTAAATTTTTCATTAATAATTTGTGGTTTTAGGTGAACCAATTATCAATTAAAGATGATAAAGTTACATTTAACGCATAGCTAGACAGCTAGCGAATGTTTTTAGCTTAACTGAGGCATTAGCTGCAAGTTTTTTAAGGGTTGCAGCAGTTTTTTAATGGGGTCGCTCA
The sequence above is a segment of the Chroogloeocystis siderophila 5.2 s.c.1 genome. Coding sequences within it:
- a CDS encoding DUF29 family protein, which encodes MEELLELKELLIQKDFEGAYALVEDLEEMGKKGVARNIRSYAKVLLLQLIKQQVEQRTTKSWDISIRNSIREIKDLNTRPSSKGTYLNNEQLREVIAGAIDSAIDQASIEAAEGIYEARQIEQKIARNELVKRAIALIHE
- a CDS encoding fasciclin domain-containing protein produces the protein MADIVDIAVSAGSFNTLVAAVQAAGLVETLKSPGPFTVFAPNDDAFAKLPPGTVQTLVQNIPQLTRILTFHVVPGKLMKADLAKVDSVTSVEGSPIRIDCSEGFEVKNATVIAPDIEADNGVIHVIDTVILMG